The genomic segment GCTAATACTGGCATTACCACTACCATCGACCCTTATGGCAGATGTGTTGAAGGCATTATTTACTACCCGGATAAAGATATGGCATTTAAAGATATAGAAACAACAAAAAATACTCAACAAATATTCTTGACTAAGATTAATCCATTGTCTAAATTGACCTTTTTTTCACGCTGTCAGGGGATATTCACCCTTCTTTCGTTAGTCATAACTATCGGAATGCTTTTATTAGTAGTCAGCAGACAATAACCGATTAAGTAAGATACTGTTCACTTTTAAAGAGGTCCAGCATGTTAGAACGAGTAATGTTATCCTATATCAATATTACTACCGGTCATAGAAAAGCCGCTCAGTCTATCCATAAAACATTGAATTTGATTTATCCCGGAATAGATGTTTTAGAAATTGACCCACTTGGATATTTTCACCCTAAACTTGAAAATATCATTGGAAAGATTTATTTTGAAATAATCAAGACAAATCCAGATTTCTGGGATTTTATATATGACAATGAACAGATAGTTAAATTGACGGCTAAGATTAGACAGGCACTTAACGCCTTGAATTCTACTCGATTACATAAATTATTTTCATCATTTAATCCTCAAGTTGTCATTTGTACCCATGCCCTTCCTTGTGGGATATTTTCTGCTTTAAAAAAGAAGTTAGATGACTTTTCACTAATTGGGGTAATTACAGACTTTGATATTCATAATTACTGGATTCATGAGAATGTGTCTTACTATGTTGTCTCAAATGACGAGACCGCTAAAAAACTCGAGGAAAAGAGGATTAATAAAGAAAGGATTAAGATTTTAGGTATTCCTATTGACCCGGTATTTACAGAAGATAAGGACATTTATAATTTAAAGAAAAAATATGAGTTAAAAGATGACCTGCCAACGATTTTAATTATGGGAGGTGGATTAGGATTGGGCCCGATAGACAAGATAGTTCATTGTCTCAATAAGATAAAAAATATTGATTTCCAAGTTATAGTTGTTGCAGGCACAAATAAGGAATTAGAGTTAAAACTTAGAGAAATATCCGCTACTCTACCAAAATTAACTAAGGTATTTGGTTATGTGAATTTTATAGATGAATTAATGAAAATATCGAATATCCTTATTGGCAAACCAGGGGGGCTAACCACGGCTGAAAGTTTAGCCTGTGGCTTACCAATGCTCATTGTCAATCCCATCCCGGGGCAGGAAGAAAGAAACACTCAATATCTGATTTCTCAAGGTGTGGCGATAAAAGTAAGCAATGAATTTGAAATACAAAAAACAATCCAGGAATTATTAATTACTCCAGAAAATTTACTTAAGATGCGCCAGAAAACCTCAAATATTAGCAAGCCTAAATCTGCCTTTGATATAATTAAAGTAGCTCAGGATTCTATCCTAACATAATCTCATTGTAGGGTTCTGCAAAATAGGATTTGGGGAAGACGACAAATAAATATCAAATATCAAAATGCAAAATTACAAATCAAATTTCAAAAAGGACTTCAAGTATTTTAACGTTGAAAGGAAAGAGATAATTTTACTGAACTTTGGCAAATTTGCAAATTCTCTGAAAAACTTAAAACTAAAAGCGTAAAACCAAAAACCGTTGATAGTTGATAGTTGATAGTAGATAGTTGATAGTTGAAGGACTATAGACTATAAACCATAAACTATAAACTATAAACGAGTTTTGCATTTTGCTCTTTGGAGGTAATTGATAAAAATAGAGGTTTTAAATACCTGCTTAAAAACTACAGTTTCTTGGTTTTGCAGAACCATAATAATCTCATTGAAGTGGTAGGATAGAAAAAAACGATAAAACCCCTTGTATTTTAA from the bacterium genome contains:
- a CDS encoding glycosyltransferase; this encodes MLERVMLSYINITTGHRKAAQSIHKTLNLIYPGIDVLEIDPLGYFHPKLENIIGKIYFEIIKTNPDFWDFIYDNEQIVKLTAKIRQALNALNSTRLHKLFSSFNPQVVICTHALPCGIFSALKKKLDDFSLIGVITDFDIHNYWIHENVSYYVVSNDETAKKLEEKRINKERIKILGIPIDPVFTEDKDIYNLKKKYELKDDLPTILIMGGGLGLGPIDKIVHCLNKIKNIDFQVIVVAGTNKELELKLREISATLPKLTKVFGYVNFIDELMKISNILIGKPGGLTTAESLACGLPMLIVNPIPGQEERNTQYLISQGVAIKVSNEFEIQKTIQELLITPENLLKMRQKTSNISKPKSAFDIIKVAQDSILT